The Candidatus Nitrosocosmicus franklandus genome contains a region encoding:
- a CDS encoding PQQ-dependent sugar dehydrogenase — MAWIAHYSKNSVNKYLTLNYLLISLAVIAISYFGNHITAAFSQELPSINDPSLKLDLVMDGLQSPTSMAFLSDTSILLTHKEGSISKLDLSNPTMLQPILQLKNVNSKNERGLLGIATNNNILDGTSSRTNQTGESDVFLFVTETGTQLDQEIPETDSVSSSDELRNRVYKFKWDGESLSNPKIILDLPAGPGTNHQGGKVKIGPDNQLYVIVGELQREGQLQNINDGPAPDDSGVIFRVNPVDGSPSANNPFIGIGDNDDTNGNSLAKYYAYGIRNSFGIDFDPITGKLWNTENGENLYDEINLVEPGFNSGWKLVMGPIASSTGITENDLVAFQGSKYADPLLSWEQSRGVTDIEFFKSNGLGQKYENNIFVGDITRGNIFFFVVNENRNGLEFDNNPDIANDLVVSTEDEISSITFGSGFKGITDLETGPDGDLYILTYSRANAGEGALYKISSNTEAVNVLE; from the coding sequence ATGGCCTGGATTGCACATTACTCTAAAAATTCAGTCAATAAATACCTGACTTTAAATTATCTCCTTATTTCATTAGCAGTTATAGCGATTAGCTATTTTGGCAATCACATAACTGCTGCTTTTTCACAAGAACTGCCGTCGATTAATGATCCATCGTTAAAATTAGATCTTGTAATGGATGGATTGCAATCTCCAACTAGCATGGCATTTCTGTCAGATACTTCGATTTTGTTAACTCATAAGGAGGGCAGTATCTCAAAATTAGACCTTAGTAATCCAACTATGTTGCAACCAATTTTGCAATTAAAAAATGTTAACAGCAAAAATGAAAGAGGTCTTTTGGGCATAGCAACTAACAATAATATTTTAGATGGTACTAGCTCTAGAACTAATCAAACAGGGGAATCCGATGTATTTCTTTTTGTTACTGAAACAGGTACTCAATTAGATCAAGAAATACCGGAAACCGATAGTGTATCAAGTAGTGATGAATTAAGAAATAGAGTGTATAAATTCAAGTGGGATGGAGAATCTCTTTCAAATCCAAAGATTATTTTGGATTTGCCAGCAGGTCCAGGAACAAATCACCAAGGAGGAAAAGTCAAGATCGGTCCTGATAACCAACTATATGTTATAGTAGGTGAACTCCAAAGAGAAGGGCAATTACAAAACATTAATGATGGACCAGCACCAGACGATAGTGGCGTTATTTTTAGAGTAAATCCTGTAGATGGCTCACCATCAGCGAATAATCCGTTTATAGGAATAGGAGACAATGACGACACCAATGGCAACTCTTTGGCAAAATACTATGCTTATGGAATAAGAAACAGTTTTGGTATAGATTTTGATCCTATAACAGGTAAATTATGGAATACAGAAAACGGTGAGAATCTCTATGATGAAATAAACCTTGTGGAACCGGGATTCAATAGCGGATGGAAATTAGTTATGGGACCAATAGCAAGCTCAACAGGTATTACAGAAAATGATTTGGTTGCATTTCAAGGATCAAAATATGCCGATCCACTTTTAAGTTGGGAACAATCAAGAGGCGTCACAGATATAGAATTTTTTAAATCAAATGGTTTAGGTCAGAAATATGAAAACAATATATTTGTAGGGGACATTACTCGAGGAAACATATTCTTCTTTGTAGTAAATGAGAATAGAAATGGCCTGGAATTTGATAATAATCCAGACATAGCAAACGATTTGGTTGTATCAACTGAAGATGAAATTTCTTCCATAACATTTGGCAGTGGATTTAAAGGAATAACGGATTTAGAAACAGGTCCGGATGGTGATCTTTACATACTAACTTACAGCAGGGCAAATGCAGGTGAAGGCGCACTTTACAAAATATCAAGCAATACGGAAGCAGTCAATGTGTTAGAGTAA
- a CDS encoding winged helix-turn-helix transcriptional regulator, which translates to MIAYYNSEVDKEKGGDYNYPKLVENMEVKCCPVFNTFNIIGKKFSMLILRNMIYNKQTRFNEFLNSIEEINPKTLSIRLKEMERNGLIKRQVYHETPIRVEYHLTQKGKELQPILEQMALFSVKYCSDQIFDNPDPLKIEKITSKSLRKYM; encoded by the coding sequence TTGATAGCGTACTATAACTCTGAAGTCGACAAGGAAAAAGGAGGAGATTATAATTATCCAAAATTAGTTGAAAATATGGAAGTCAAATGTTGTCCTGTTTTTAATACCTTTAATATAATCGGTAAAAAATTTTCAATGTTGATTTTGCGTAATATGATTTATAATAAACAGACACGATTTAACGAGTTTCTTAACTCCATAGAGGAGATCAATCCAAAGACACTCTCAATCCGGCTAAAAGAAATGGAGAGGAATGGCCTCATAAAGCGTCAAGTATATCATGAAACCCCAATCAGAGTAGAATATCATCTTACACAAAAAGGTAAAGAACTACAACCCATCCTGGAGCAAATGGCATTATTCTCAGTCAAGTATTGTAGTGATCAGATATTTGATAACCCTGACCCTCTTAAAATTGAAAAAATAACTTCCAAATCACTTAGAAAGTATATGTAG
- a CDS encoding MFS transporter: protein MVKNRPKKNELINEPTTVSRHAWFTLAILSSTLLTVFFSETMLLPALPDIINEFNISYGTAAWIFSAYLIVAAVMTPVAGRLSDLYGKKKILLIMLGTYIVGLAMGGFADNIVLLLVSRVIQGVGLAAIPAAFSLLRDTFPPAKLSIAVGLFGSAYSAGSVVGLFVGASIIQSFGWHATFLAIVPFTALVTLLIIRFVTESAILEDGSALKDIKHSESNTNRKSLTIDLKGVLSLSATISFFLLALTIIQIGVSINNLQVIVGAFALSAISLSFFITIERRMKNPFVNLKLLKNRILLPSYIILIATGITMFMMYPTIVQLVRSPNPLGFGGSSVDAANVQLPFMISFLVFASITPFIINKIGGLKPIIIGGIVSITGALGLLAFHATEFSVSINLAILASGLSLIMTSSWNLVVSLSPKEYAGISVGVGALLLFIGMAIGPALAGVYMANHETIDGIQGSYPSSNSYNLVFLTAGALSTVTIVFSLLLKRALSLRNA, encoded by the coding sequence ATGGTAAAAAATAGACCTAAAAAAAATGAATTGATCAATGAACCGACTACTGTTAGTCGCCATGCATGGTTTACATTAGCAATATTAAGTAGCACACTTTTGACAGTCTTCTTTTCAGAGACTATGCTCTTGCCTGCATTACCTGATATAATAAACGAATTTAATATTTCCTATGGAACTGCTGCTTGGATCTTTAGTGCCTATCTTATCGTTGCGGCAGTAATGACTCCTGTTGCAGGCAGATTGTCTGATCTATATGGCAAGAAGAAGATACTATTAATCATGTTAGGAACTTATATAGTTGGTCTAGCAATGGGAGGGTTTGCAGATAATATTGTATTGTTACTGGTAAGTAGAGTAATCCAAGGGGTAGGATTAGCCGCTATTCCAGCAGCTTTTAGTCTCCTTAGGGATACTTTCCCACCAGCAAAGCTATCTATCGCGGTAGGTTTATTTGGATCTGCATACTCTGCGGGTTCTGTAGTGGGATTGTTTGTAGGTGCTAGTATAATTCAATCATTTGGATGGCACGCAACCTTCTTGGCTATAGTGCCTTTCACTGCACTAGTAACACTATTAATAATTAGATTTGTCACGGAAAGCGCTATTTTAGAAGATGGATCAGCTTTGAAAGATATCAAACATTCGGAATCAAACACAAATAGAAAATCTCTTACTATCGATTTGAAAGGAGTATTATCTCTGTCCGCTACTATTTCATTCTTCCTGCTTGCACTTACAATAATTCAAATTGGTGTAAGTATTAATAATTTGCAGGTGATTGTCGGAGCATTTGCATTATCTGCTATTTCGTTATCCTTTTTTATTACAATCGAAAGGAGAATGAAGAATCCCTTTGTAAATCTCAAGTTATTAAAGAATAGGATATTGTTACCATCATATATCATATTAATAGCGACTGGAATTACAATGTTTATGATGTATCCCACAATTGTTCAATTAGTAAGATCTCCAAATCCTTTAGGATTTGGAGGAAGCTCAGTTGATGCTGCAAATGTACAACTTCCCTTTATGATTAGTTTCTTAGTGTTTGCTAGCATTACACCATTCATCATAAATAAAATAGGTGGCTTGAAACCGATCATCATAGGCGGTATAGTGAGCATAACAGGTGCATTAGGCTTATTGGCATTTCATGCAACAGAATTTTCTGTGTCAATAAATCTTGCTATATTGGCAAGTGGGCTTTCTCTTATTATGACTTCGTCTTGGAACTTGGTAGTATCATTATCTCCTAAAGAATACGCTGGTATCTCGGTAGGTGTGGGTGCATTACTACTTTTTATTGGTATGGCAATAGGACCTGCATTAGCAGGAGTATATATGGCGAATCATGAAACAATAGACGGAATCCAAGGATCATATCCATCAAGTAATTCATACAACCTTGTATTTCTCACTGCGGGAGCTCTTTCTACAGTGACCATTGTATTTTCGTTACTCCTAAAAAGAGCATTGTCTTTAAGGAACGCATAA
- a CDS encoding SixA phosphatase family protein: MIEKIKILLLLRHAKSSWKNKELDDHDRPLNKRGKMEAIKMGEYLKKTNLIPDVIVTSSALRALDTTTLVCRHSDYKKLVEVNFTLHKGGIDSYIKAIAETPQDKDVLMLVGHNPVLEELVTMLTNSSINISTCTMVQINLYVTNWKNIVSQYIFRSEIVKIWKP, encoded by the coding sequence ATGATAGAAAAAATCAAGATATTGCTATTACTTAGACATGCAAAATCTAGTTGGAAAAATAAGGAACTAGATGATCACGATAGACCGTTAAACAAAAGAGGCAAAATGGAGGCAATCAAAATGGGAGAGTATTTAAAAAAAACAAATTTAATACCTGATGTAATTGTAACCTCCTCTGCACTTAGAGCCTTAGATACAACTACACTTGTTTGTAGACATTCTGATTATAAAAAACTAGTCGAGGTCAATTTTACACTTCATAAAGGTGGTATCGATTCTTATATTAAAGCCATAGCTGAAACTCCTCAGGATAAAGATGTCCTAATGTTAGTTGGGCACAATCCGGTCTTAGAAGAATTGGTAACTATGCTAACAAATAGTTCTATCAACATTTCTACATGTACAATGGTCCAAATAAACTTGTACGTGACAAATTGGAAAAATATTGTATCTCAATACATATTTAGGTCTGAAATAGTGAAAATTTGGAAACCTTGA
- the tmk gene encoding dTMP kinase yields MSSKTTINNSSILQSNHKKVNKKIRFIGSTGIKYLKDIEISGSFIVIEGPDASGRSTQIQKITEKLEADGHAVVNTGLKRSDLISKGIIEAKRNYVGRRTMALYYAADFADQLENKIIPALKAGFVVISDRYIYTLIARSSVRGIDKNWLHQLHSFAIKPDLIFYLNVDPYNLIHRVFKKNKALDYYESGADLGISSDIFDSFIKYQYLLKKEFSIMQKKYGLINIDGDKGINDIYEEIQTKINEFLNQSTDSMVS; encoded by the coding sequence ATGTCCTCAAAAACAACAATTAATAATAGTAGCATTTTGCAGAGTAATCACAAGAAGGTTAATAAGAAAATCAGGTTTATAGGAAGTACAGGTATAAAATACTTAAAAGATATCGAAATTAGCGGATCTTTTATTGTAATAGAGGGACCCGATGCCTCTGGCAGGAGCACTCAGATTCAAAAAATAACAGAAAAATTAGAAGCCGATGGTCATGCCGTAGTTAATACAGGTTTAAAAAGATCAGATCTGATTTCAAAGGGAATTATAGAAGCGAAAAGAAACTATGTAGGCAGGAGAACAATGGCACTGTATTATGCAGCCGATTTTGCTGATCAGTTAGAAAACAAAATCATCCCAGCCTTAAAAGCAGGTTTTGTCGTAATTTCGGACAGATATATCTACACTCTAATTGCAAGAAGCTCAGTTAGAGGAATTGACAAAAATTGGCTGCATCAGTTGCATAGTTTTGCAATAAAGCCTGACCTCATTTTTTATCTGAATGTTGATCCCTATAATTTAATTCACAGAGTATTTAAGAAAAACAAGGCTCTGGACTATTATGAGTCGGGAGCGGATCTTGGCATATCATCTGATATCTTTGATTCATTTATAAAGTATCAATACTTATTAAAAAAGGAATTTAGTATTATGCAAAAAAAATATGGTTTAATTAACATTGATGGAGATAAAGGGATTAATGACATTTATGAAGAGATTCAAACAAAAATAAACGAGTTTCTGAATCAGAGTACAGACAGTATGGTCAGTTAA
- the tmk gene encoding dTMP kinase has protein sequence MQISKKSNGKKNETGILIVVEGIDGSGKSTQIHLVDRWLQSKGYDVFFTEWNSSETVREITSKGKKKARLTPMTFSLLHSTDFADRYEKNIYPLLRAGYIVLADRYIYTALARDTVRGCDKSWVKNMYKYARKPDLTFYFRVPIEIAVNRIISGRPKLKHYEAGMDLGLSKDEYESYHIFQSRIVDEYESMINDENFVVIDGTLEIEKQQNIVRRNVLQVIKTKNKLQRGIL, from the coding sequence TTGCAGATATCGAAAAAAAGTAATGGAAAAAAAAATGAAACCGGCATTCTAATCGTCGTTGAAGGTATAGATGGATCTGGAAAGTCAACACAGATTCATTTGGTTGATAGATGGCTCCAATCAAAGGGATACGATGTCTTTTTTACAGAATGGAATTCATCAGAAACAGTAAGAGAAATAACATCTAAGGGCAAGAAGAAAGCAAGATTAACTCCCATGACATTTTCACTCCTGCATTCAACAGATTTTGCAGATAGGTATGAAAAGAATATTTATCCTTTGTTAAGGGCAGGATACATTGTTCTTGCAGATAGGTATATTTATACTGCATTAGCTCGAGATACGGTTAGAGGATGCGACAAATCGTGGGTAAAAAATATGTATAAATATGCCCGGAAACCAGATTTAACGTTCTATTTTAGAGTACCTATTGAAATCGCAGTAAACAGGATCATTTCAGGTCGACCCAAATTAAAACACTACGAGGCAGGAATGGACCTAGGATTAAGTAAAGATGAATACGAAAGTTATCATATATTTCAGAGTAGAATTGTAGACGAATATGAATCCATGATAAATGACGAAAACTTTGTGGTTATTGACGGAACGCTTGAAATAGAAAAACAACAAAATATAGTACGAAGGAATGTGTTACAAGTTATTAAAACGAAAAACAAATTGCAGAGAGGCATTTTGTAA
- the pstS gene encoding phosphate ABC transporter substrate-binding protein PstS — protein sequence MFYLKNYGILGVSLLTVSLLVPVPVNLVNAQQVTLNGAGATFPFPLIDTWRVEYQKVNPDVSLNYASIGSGGGIKQFIEKTVDFGATDTPLSLAEFERANNPVHIPETIGSVVISYNLPEVTTPLKLTGPVIADIFLGKITRWDDPKIKELNPDTILPSEDIISAHRSDGSGTTFVFTDYLSKVSPEWNSTIGAGKSVQWPSGIGAPGNEGVSASIQGSPYSIGYVELAYALTTGMKYASIQNQKGNFIEPSINSTMAAVSASAPALPEGSQPWNTVSITNAPGANSYPISSFSYLLLYKELSINPNIDEQKAKALVEFVEWAVTDGQQFAEPLGYVPLPQNIIDINEQTLRSITFNGSPILTN from the coding sequence ATGTTTTATCTAAAAAACTATGGGATACTAGGTGTATCGCTTTTAACCGTGTCGCTATTGGTTCCAGTCCCTGTAAATCTTGTGAATGCTCAGCAAGTAACTCTTAATGGAGCAGGAGCGACCTTTCCGTTTCCACTGATTGATACTTGGAGAGTAGAGTACCAAAAAGTCAATCCCGATGTGAGTCTCAATTATGCTTCAATTGGTAGTGGGGGTGGGATTAAACAGTTTATAGAAAAAACTGTTGATTTTGGTGCGACGGATACTCCACTGTCTCTTGCTGAATTTGAACGAGCTAACAACCCGGTTCATATTCCAGAAACTATTGGTTCAGTTGTTATATCTTATAATCTCCCAGAAGTAACTACTCCTCTCAAACTGACGGGTCCAGTGATTGCTGACATATTTTTGGGAAAGATAACTAGGTGGGATGATCCAAAAATAAAAGAACTTAATCCTGATACAATTTTACCAAGTGAAGATATTATATCAGCTCACCGTTCTGATGGTTCAGGTACCACATTCGTATTTACCGACTATTTGTCTAAAGTTAGCCCAGAATGGAATTCCACAATTGGAGCTGGTAAATCAGTCCAATGGCCGTCTGGGATAGGTGCACCTGGAAATGAAGGTGTATCAGCATCTATTCAAGGATCTCCTTATTCTATCGGTTATGTAGAACTGGCATATGCTTTAACTACCGGCATGAAATATGCATCAATTCAAAATCAAAAAGGAAACTTTATTGAGCCATCAATTAACTCGACCATGGCTGCAGTAAGTGCTTCAGCACCTGCACTCCCTGAAGGTTCTCAACCATGGAATACTGTAAGTATAACAAATGCACCAGGAGCAAACTCTTATCCAATTTCAAGTTTTAGTTATCTATTGTTATATAAGGAATTGAGCATAAATCCCAACATAGATGAACAAAAGGCAAAGGCATTGGTAGAATTTGTTGAATGGGCTGTAACTGATGGGCAACAATTTGCCGAACCACTAGGCTATGTTCCACTACCTCAAAATATTATCGATATTAATGAACAAACCTTAAGATCTATAACCTTTAACGGAAGCCCAATCCTTACCAACTAA
- the pstC gene encoding phosphate ABC transporter permease subunit PstC, with the protein MPLEDSGNAHTELVKKLDLRNKKSLFGDKFFKALVIGASLYTLLMVALVLFSLAEGSIPIFEKEGFNFITGTNWNAVEGRESFGALPYIIGTLVSSAIAMAIAVPISVGIAVFITEMVSKKIGTVLSFVIELLAAVPSIIYGLWALFIFRFWIRDYIEEPLHNSFGDYISIFAKAPFGLDIFTAGIVLAIMIIPIITAVSREVIKAIPHSQKEAAYALGATRWEMVKTAILPSAKTGLMGASFLGLGRAIGETMLVTLIIGNAIGLAAIPTSLFSQSQTLSSIIANEFNEAANDLHLSALIGLGLVLFIITVFINVAAIFIISKVSKSYSNTRE; encoded by the coding sequence TTGCCTCTGGAAGATTCCGGTAATGCACACACCGAACTTGTAAAGAAACTTGATCTACGAAATAAAAAATCACTCTTTGGAGACAAGTTTTTTAAAGCATTGGTTATTGGTGCTTCTCTTTATACTCTATTGATGGTTGCGTTGGTATTGTTTTCTTTAGCAGAGGGTTCAATACCTATTTTCGAAAAGGAAGGATTTAATTTTATTACAGGTACAAATTGGAATGCGGTAGAAGGAAGAGAATCATTTGGCGCGCTGCCTTATATTATAGGAACACTTGTAAGCTCTGCAATTGCCATGGCAATAGCCGTTCCCATTAGCGTTGGAATAGCGGTATTCATTACAGAAATGGTTTCAAAAAAGATAGGAACAGTGCTATCATTTGTTATTGAATTATTGGCAGCCGTTCCTAGTATTATATACGGTCTGTGGGCATTATTTATATTTAGATTTTGGATAAGAGATTATATCGAAGAACCTCTTCATAATTCATTTGGAGATTACATATCTATATTTGCAAAGGCTCCATTTGGTTTGGATATATTTACTGCAGGAATTGTACTTGCTATTATGATTATACCTATTATTACTGCAGTTTCAAGAGAAGTCATAAAGGCTATTCCCCATTCACAGAAAGAAGCGGCATATGCCCTTGGCGCAACCAGATGGGAGATGGTAAAAACTGCTATCTTGCCATCAGCAAAAACAGGATTGATGGGGGCCTCGTTCTTGGGACTAGGAAGAGCTATTGGAGAGACAATGCTGGTAACATTAATAATAGGAAATGCAATTGGTTTGGCTGCCATTCCGACATCGCTGTTTTCTCAAAGTCAAACACTCTCAAGCATCATTGCAAATGAATTTAACGAGGCTGCAAATGATCTTCATCTTTCTGCACTAATTGGTTTGGGATTAGTTCTTTTCATAATTACAGTTTTTATAAACGTCGCAGCTATTTTCATTATTTCCAAAGTTTCAAAATCTTATTCAAATACGAGAGAATAA
- the pstA gene encoding phosphate ABC transporter permease PstA, producing the protein MSNNKDKNFKSIIRETIAKNSSKKKITNNLITILLFCFVIIAIIPLASILMEVVKNGVGVLSFEFLFHSPGSIVSGGGGIGPAIQGTLLVVGLAALIGAPVGILVGVFLSEYSSSNRVFAYFLRLFNDVLTGIPSIVIGITAYITIVLTMGSFSVMAGAFALSIIMIPIVARVCEETLKLVPNTLREAAYGLGLPKWKVVWHIVIKGSKSGILTSIVLAISRITGETAPLIMTILGTSLFFSGFNSPVDALPLRIWRLASQPYPSAHEQGWGAALLLILLVLSLSIALRMFAQKRRLAFKSTT; encoded by the coding sequence ATGAGCAATAATAAAGATAAAAACTTTAAGTCAATAATTCGAGAGACTATTGCGAAAAATTCTTCAAAGAAAAAGATAACAAATAACCTGATTACTATTTTGTTATTTTGTTTCGTAATCATAGCAATCATTCCATTGGCTTCAATTTTAATGGAAGTTGTTAAGAACGGTGTGGGTGTCCTAAGTTTTGAGTTTTTATTTCATTCTCCTGGATCAATTGTTTCTGGAGGTGGAGGTATTGGACCTGCTATTCAGGGAACATTATTGGTAGTTGGGCTTGCTGCCCTTATAGGTGCACCCGTTGGAATATTAGTAGGAGTATTTCTATCTGAATACTCTAGTTCAAACAGAGTGTTTGCCTATTTTCTAAGACTTTTTAATGATGTATTAACTGGCATTCCTTCAATTGTTATAGGCATTACAGCCTATATTACAATAGTGTTGACGATGGGTTCATTTTCCGTAATGGCTGGGGCTTTTGCTTTGTCAATAATAATGATCCCCATTGTTGCAAGAGTATGTGAAGAGACATTAAAACTGGTGCCAAATACTCTGAGAGAGGCTGCTTATGGTTTGGGTCTTCCAAAGTGGAAAGTAGTATGGCATATTGTCATAAAAGGCTCTAAAAGCGGAATTTTGACAAGCATAGTACTTGCCATCTCGAGAATCACAGGTGAAACAGCACCACTAATAATGACTATATTGGGTACAAGTTTATTCTTTAGTGGTTTTAATTCCCCAGTGGACGCATTGCCTTTAAGAATTTGGAGACTTGCTTCTCAGCCATATCCATCAGCTCATGAACAGGGATGGGGTGCCGCACTATTGTTAATATTACTTGTATTATCGTTAAGCATTGCTTTGAGGATGTTTGCTCAAAAGAGAAGACTTGCTTTCAAATCGACTACTTGA
- the pstB gene encoding phosphate ABC transporter ATP-binding protein PstB, with protein MENPKLSVQSLRAWFNGKLALKDINLEVKEKRVTALIGPSGCGKTTLLRCINRMHDLTPNATAEGKILLDDFDIYDKQSDPVLIRRRMGMVFQKPNPFPTMSIFDNVAAGLKLNGVKDKTLIKEIVYDSLQGAALWNEVKNDLDKPGISLSGGQQQRLCIARALAMQPEILLMDEPTSALDPIASSKIEELMTELKKHLTVIIVTHNMQQAARVSDYTAFMYLGELIEFGPTDQLFKYPKKELTERYISGKFG; from the coding sequence ATTGAGAATCCAAAACTATCTGTCCAATCATTAAGAGCTTGGTTTAATGGAAAACTAGCTTTAAAAGATATTAATCTTGAAGTAAAAGAAAAACGAGTAACAGCGTTAATTGGTCCATCCGGATGCGGTAAGACCACACTACTAAGATGCATTAACAGGATGCATGATTTAACTCCAAATGCCACTGCAGAGGGCAAGATCTTATTGGATGATTTTGACATTTATGATAAACAGTCAGATCCGGTTCTCATACGAAGGCGGATGGGTATGGTATTTCAGAAGCCCAACCCATTTCCTACTATGAGCATTTTCGATAATGTAGCCGCCGGTTTAAAGCTTAACGGTGTTAAAGACAAGACTCTGATTAAGGAAATTGTTTACGATAGTCTACAAGGTGCTGCTTTATGGAATGAGGTCAAAAATGATCTGGATAAACCAGGAATAAGCTTGTCTGGTGGTCAACAACAAAGATTGTGTATAGCAAGAGCACTTGCAATGCAACCTGAAATACTATTAATGGATGAACCTACTTCTGCATTGGACCCAATTGCATCTTCAAAGATAGAAGAGTTAATGACCGAATTGAAGAAACACCTTACTGTGATAATTGTAACTCACAATATGCAACAAGCAGCCAGGGTCTCCGATTATACTGCATTCATGTACCTGGGTGAATTAATCGAATTTGGTCCTACTGATCAGTTATTCAAGTATCCAAAGAAAGAACTAACCGAAAGATACATTTCCGGAAAATTCGGATAG
- a CDS encoding phosphate signaling complex PhoU family protein, which yields MARLLDMGLSKVSSIILDMANLAESTVTKAITSYNNDDHSAKKPIFESSAKLRFLQDEVSELSIELIARFQPVATDLRFIKSCMELAYGFSRFGRYAYDIISVLEILGPLQLCDKTPVMRMSKIVLEMMGLGVTALRLRDNSNLSKVYEMEEMVDVLYRKSLRELSQIIQTNDYSDNRCNISTALILKYLERISDHACYIADSVNYIETGMTSPRR from the coding sequence GTGGCAAGATTACTTGACATGGGGCTATCTAAGGTTAGCAGTATCATACTTGATATGGCTAATTTAGCTGAAAGTACTGTTACCAAAGCTATCACATCATATAACAATGATGACCATTCAGCAAAAAAACCGATATTCGAGTCGTCTGCAAAACTTCGGTTCCTACAAGATGAAGTATCTGAGTTATCTATCGAGCTTATAGCTAGGTTTCAGCCTGTTGCAACGGATCTAAGATTTATCAAATCATGCATGGAGCTTGCATATGGTTTTTCAAGGTTTGGCAGATACGCTTATGATATTATATCGGTTCTTGAAATTCTAGGACCATTACAACTTTGTGATAAAACCCCTGTCATGCGAATGTCAAAAATCGTTTTGGAAATGATGGGTCTGGGAGTCACTGCACTTCGGCTACGAGATAATTCTAATTTAAGCAAAGTATATGAAATGGAAGAAATGGTCGATGTCTTGTATCGAAAAAGCCTACGTGAATTGTCTCAAATAATTCAAACAAATGACTATTCTGATAACAGATGTAATATTTCTACTGCTCTAATTTTGAAATATTTGGAACGCATATCGGATCATGCTTGTTACATTGCAGATTCAGTTAATTATATTGAGACTGGGATGACAAGTCCTAGAAGATGA
- a CDS encoding HD domain-containing protein, with protein sequence MYKDNDNKNNFIKTGFPKLLKPFEKSMHEVEKISKAFGLALRIHSNMTRKYQYDKVEPQINHSLRVALIVNEEMNVDDADLVCSALLHDISIKQEISKETKEYIKNELGEKTLNIVSFFNKYSNQEHSNTKNEEQKIERQFSRIKQSDSSVKNIILAERLDELRSLKYSRRKDKITRIKEETQKYFIPLAETTNEKILLKLVIALYELK encoded by the coding sequence ATGTATAAGGATAATGATAATAAAAATAATTTTATTAAAACAGGATTTCCAAAATTATTAAAACCATTTGAAAAATCCATGCATGAAGTGGAAAAAATTTCAAAAGCTTTTGGTTTGGCGCTAAGAATTCACAGCAATATGACAAGAAAATATCAATACGACAAGGTTGAACCACAAATAAATCATTCATTGAGAGTGGCTTTAATTGTAAATGAAGAAATGAACGTTGATGACGCTGATCTTGTTTGTTCGGCATTACTTCATGACATATCCATTAAACAAGAAATTTCCAAAGAGACAAAAGAATATATAAAAAATGAACTCGGTGAAAAGACACTCAACATTGTTTCTTTTTTTAATAAGTATTCTAACCAAGAACATAGTAATACCAAAAACGAAGAACAAAAAATTGAAAGACAATTTAGCAGAATAAAGCAATCAGACAGTTCGGTAAAAAACATCATTTTAGCAGAACGTTTAGATGAACTCAGGTCCTTGAAATATTCCAGAAGAAAGGACAAGATAACCAGGATAAAAGAGGAAACACAAAAATACTTTATACCCTTAGCAGAAACCACTAATGAGAAAATTTTATTAAAGTTAGTTATAGCGCTTTATGAATTAAAATAA